Proteins from a single region of Bdellovibrio svalbardensis:
- a CDS encoding NrsF family protein, giving the protein MKTDDLISTLSNELKPVTPWAAPAKMALKYTLFGFVLVALGLLLSGPRHDFSVKSLQFHFWLGISLWTAFSFLGLSLAFNLATPGRKVSPGLAVIFCLNFAGILLWHFLRLMGMNTAGLLEGLALDGSRCALATTATAVVLGAGVLYRLKRGASRRPGLSTVLIGLAGLAIGGVLITLNCGDDNGMHVVMWHFVIPGIITSLIAAAFMGRLLRW; this is encoded by the coding sequence GTGAAGACAGATGATTTGATTTCAACACTTTCTAACGAGTTGAAGCCTGTCACTCCTTGGGCGGCGCCTGCGAAGATGGCATTGAAATATACGCTCTTTGGATTTGTCTTGGTTGCGCTGGGCTTGCTGTTATCCGGTCCTCGCCATGATTTCTCTGTTAAAAGTTTGCAGTTTCATTTTTGGTTAGGCATTTCACTCTGGACTGCTTTTAGTTTTCTGGGGCTTTCGCTGGCATTTAATTTGGCGACACCGGGACGAAAAGTTTCCCCTGGATTGGCGGTGATCTTTTGTCTCAATTTTGCGGGAATTCTTTTATGGCATTTCTTGCGATTGATGGGAATGAACACGGCAGGTTTGTTGGAAGGATTGGCCCTGGACGGCAGTCGCTGTGCATTGGCGACCACTGCGACCGCAGTGGTTTTGGGGGCGGGAGTTCTCTACCGCCTGAAAAGAGGGGCGAGTCGTCGACCCGGTCTTTCAACTGTCTTGATTGGCTTAGCTGGCTTAGCTATTGGTGGTGTGTTGATTACACTTAACTGTGGCGATGATAACGGAATGCATGTCGTGATGTGGCACTTTGTTATTCCGGGCATTATCACTTCGTTAATTGCAGCCGCCTTCATGGGGCGACTGCTTCGGTGGTAG
- a CDS encoding S8 family serine peptidase — protein sequence MQRNKKLRILIALFSMFAATSVMFTNCSEMGFAVLASNTGDPFYSYSWHLQNTGQKVFASNAGTSGVDMNLQQTWAQGYTGKGVIIQVSDTGVEDIHEDLHGNFLYGGGSKDYTLSSPYLSNASAPRSSSDNHGTSVAGLIAAVADNGVGSRGVAPKASLTSANIISSVVTHTNYSKILDQAQGSFDISNMSWGADQNYIDDDYGGYASAYEAQLKYGVTNQRNGKGAIYVKAAGNDYQVQCYGSSSSMCLGNSNFDRDDANPYQIVVAALDSSGSSASYSSPGANLWISSYGGEHGSDSPAMFTTDRSGCGNGESISSASTSVLFEKGQKGNTSCNYTATFNGTSSAAPTLAGAVALMLEAKPSLTWRDVKYILAKTARSGTETGNYTHPYQISLPVGYNWEQKWITNGAGFKFHNWYGFGAVNVDAAVAMAKTYSSALGTYHETTWFSSGTVNAAIPDYTAAGASNAIAVGSDNVKIEAVRIKLQVTHAAISQLAIELTSPSGVKSILVNAVNALTNQANYSGGEVLLSNAFYGENSTGTWTIRVVDAQSGTTGTLVNWSINFVGGQ from the coding sequence ATGCAAAGAAATAAGAAACTGCGTATTCTTATCGCTTTGTTTTCAATGTTCGCTGCAACCTCGGTGATGTTCACCAACTGTTCAGAGATGGGATTTGCCGTTCTGGCCAGCAATACTGGCGATCCGTTTTATAGTTATTCATGGCACCTCCAGAATACTGGACAGAAAGTTTTTGCTTCAAATGCGGGAACTTCCGGAGTCGACATGAATCTTCAACAAACCTGGGCGCAAGGTTATACAGGTAAGGGCGTTATCATCCAGGTTTCCGATACTGGAGTTGAAGACATCCATGAGGATCTTCATGGTAATTTTCTTTATGGTGGCGGATCGAAAGATTACACTTTGAGTTCTCCTTATCTTTCCAATGCCTCGGCACCGCGTTCAAGCAGTGACAATCATGGAACCTCGGTGGCGGGTCTTATTGCTGCTGTGGCTGATAATGGAGTTGGCTCGCGTGGGGTGGCTCCGAAAGCTTCGTTGACCAGCGCTAATATTATTTCCTCGGTCGTGACTCATACCAATTACTCGAAAATCTTAGATCAGGCCCAAGGTTCTTTTGATATTTCCAACATGAGCTGGGGAGCTGATCAAAACTATATCGATGACGACTATGGTGGCTATGCGAGTGCCTACGAAGCACAGCTAAAGTATGGTGTGACTAATCAGCGAAATGGCAAAGGTGCGATATACGTCAAAGCTGCGGGTAATGACTATCAGGTTCAATGCTATGGTTCAAGCAGCTCAATGTGCTTGGGCAACTCGAACTTTGATCGAGATGATGCCAATCCTTATCAAATTGTTGTTGCGGCTTTGGATTCCTCTGGAAGCTCTGCAAGTTATTCTTCTCCGGGGGCGAATCTATGGATTTCCTCTTACGGCGGAGAGCACGGAAGTGATTCACCGGCCATGTTTACGACCGATCGTTCGGGTTGTGGTAACGGAGAGTCCATAAGTTCAGCCAGCACTTCGGTTCTTTTCGAGAAGGGTCAAAAGGGCAATACCAGTTGCAATTACACAGCGACTTTTAATGGAACTTCCTCTGCAGCGCCGACTTTGGCTGGCGCGGTGGCCTTGATGCTGGAAGCGAAACCAAGCCTTACTTGGAGAGATGTTAAATACATTTTGGCGAAGACGGCTCGCTCGGGCACCGAGACGGGAAACTATACTCATCCATATCAGATCTCATTGCCGGTTGGATACAACTGGGAACAAAAATGGATTACCAATGGCGCGGGATTTAAGTTTCATAATTGGTACGGCTTTGGAGCTGTGAATGTCGATGCGGCTGTCGCGATGGCCAAGACCTATAGTTCTGCTTTGGGGACTTATCATGAAACAACTTGGTTTTCCTCAGGCACGGTGAATGCCGCGATTCCAGATTATACTGCCGCCGGAGCTTCGAATGCGATTGCCGTGGGTTCGGATAATGTGAAAATCGAAGCGGTCCGAATTAAACTGCAAGTGACCCACGCCGCTATTTCACAATTGGCTATAGAACTGACGTCGCCCTCGGGAGTTAAAAGTATTTTGGTCAATGCCGTCAATGCTTTGACGAATCAAGCCAACTATAGCGGAGGAGAAGTTTTATTAAGCAATGCCTTTTATGGTGAGAACTCGACAGGCACCTGGACGATTCGAGTCGTCGATGCACAGTCCGGAACGACGGGAACTTTGGTGAATTGGAGTATAAACTTTGTCGGTGGGCAGTAG